In Streptomyces sclerotialus, one genomic interval encodes:
- a CDS encoding TerD family protein has protein sequence MTPGSNLPLSAARVAVDVTAPVRLDVSGLLLTADGKVRSDDDFVFYNQPSGPGVTHTAGGGGSGDTITVDTAAVPAGIEKIVVTASLDAPGATFAGTEPTATVRSADDGSVIATFTPPQLGAETALVVVEVYRRNGAWKVRAVGQGYANGLAGIATDFGVTVEEPAAPTATPLQPQQPATPPAPPHPGAPAAGEWGPPTGAPAPVAPPATVPGAPGSMGTPAPPPAAPQAPAPGGAGKINLDKGRVSLQKNQTVSLVKGGRPLLSSVRMGLGWEPAFRGKSVDLDASVIAYGPDRKKIDNCFFGKLTILNGAIQHSGDNLTGEGSGDDEAITVHLGGLPPEVTGLVFTVNSFSGQKFTDVAKAYCRLLDAQSGEELVRFDLTGSEKRTGVLMAKLIRQYSGEWEMTALGEYVDSRTVRGMVKPGAQAL, from the coding sequence ATGACTCCTGGCTCGAACCTCCCGCTCTCCGCAGCGCGGGTGGCGGTGGACGTCACCGCCCCCGTGCGGCTGGACGTGTCGGGCCTGCTGCTGACCGCCGACGGCAAGGTGCGCTCCGACGACGACTTCGTCTTCTACAACCAACCGAGCGGTCCCGGCGTGACCCACACCGCCGGCGGGGGCGGCAGCGGCGACACCATCACGGTGGACACCGCCGCCGTGCCGGCCGGCATCGAGAAGATCGTCGTCACGGCCAGCCTGGACGCGCCCGGCGCGACCTTCGCGGGCACGGAGCCGACGGCCACGGTCCGCAGCGCCGACGACGGCAGCGTGATCGCCACCTTCACGCCGCCCCAGCTGGGCGCCGAGACCGCCCTCGTGGTGGTCGAGGTCTACCGCCGCAACGGCGCCTGGAAGGTCCGCGCGGTCGGCCAGGGCTACGCCAACGGCCTGGCCGGCATCGCCACGGACTTCGGCGTCACCGTCGAGGAGCCGGCGGCGCCCACGGCCACTCCGCTGCAGCCGCAGCAGCCCGCCACGCCGCCCGCGCCGCCGCACCCGGGCGCCCCGGCCGCCGGCGAGTGGGGCCCGCCCACCGGCGCCCCCGCCCCGGTCGCCCCGCCGGCCACCGTCCCCGGCGCGCCGGGCTCCATGGGCACGCCCGCACCGCCGCCCGCGGCCCCGCAGGCCCCGGCTCCCGGCGGCGCCGGGAAGATCAACCTCGACAAGGGCCGCGTCAGCCTCCAGAAGAACCAGACCGTCTCCCTGGTCAAGGGCGGCCGCCCGCTGCTGTCCTCGGTCCGGATGGGCCTCGGCTGGGAGCCCGCCTTCCGCGGCAAGAGCGTCGACCTGGACGCCTCGGTCATCGCGTACGGCCCGGACCGCAAGAAGATCGACAACTGCTTCTTCGGCAAGCTCACGATCCTCAACGGCGCGATCCAGCACTCCGGGGACAACCTCACCGGCGAGGGTTCGGGCGACGACGAGGCGATCACGGTCCACCTCGGCGGCCTCCCCCCGGAGGTCACGGGCCTGGTCTTCACGGTGAACAGCTTCTCCGGCCAGAAGTTCACCGACGTCGCCAAGGCCTACTGCCGCCTGCTGGACGCCCAGTCCGGCGAGGAGCTGGTCCGCTTCGACCTGACCGGCTCCGAGAAGCGCACGGGCGTCCTGATGGCCAAGCTCATCCGCCAGTACAGCGGTGAATGGGAGATGACGGCCCTGGGCGAGTACGTCGACTCCCGCACGGTCCGCGGCATGGTGAAGCCGGGCGCCCAGGCGCTCTGA
- a CDS encoding GNAT family N-acetyltransferase: MRHAASGPDLTVRAAATADLDVLAALHSRARARYFSGRLPDALLDTPAERARWRDTWEQALACPDTAVLCAERSGAPVGVAAYRTGRDAPAGGVELSQLHVDPAHWRSGVGSALHDVCVTAWRAAGHTAARLQVYWHNRRARDFYARHGWQPDDGRRPAPDDTHLSLLLTLPPGAR; the protein is encoded by the coding sequence GTGCGCCACGCAGCGAGCGGCCCGGACCTCACCGTCCGGGCCGCCGCCACGGCCGACCTCGACGTACTGGCCGCGCTGCACTCCCGGGCCCGCGCCCGGTACTTCAGCGGGCGGCTGCCCGACGCGCTGCTGGACACCCCCGCCGAGCGGGCCCGCTGGCGTGACACCTGGGAGCAGGCGCTGGCCTGCCCGGACACGGCCGTGCTGTGCGCGGAGCGGTCCGGGGCGCCCGTCGGCGTCGCCGCGTACCGGACCGGCAGGGACGCGCCCGCGGGCGGCGTCGAGCTGAGCCAGCTGCACGTCGACCCCGCCCACTGGCGCAGCGGCGTCGGCAGCGCCCTGCACGACGTCTGCGTCACCGCCTGGCGCGCCGCCGGCCACACCGCGGCCCGGCTCCAGGTGTACTGGCACAACCGCCGGGCCCGGGACTTCTACGCCCGGCACGGCTGGCAGCCGGACGACGGCCGCCGGCCGGCCCCCGACGACACCCACCTCAGCCTGCTGCTCACGCTGCCTCCCGGCGCGCGATGA
- a CDS encoding class I SAM-dependent methyltransferase: MPADQPPTVPPLDQIYGDFDLSTVPAFAGGFINFGYWADAPAGRPLTEADRIATEQELYRLVLRSFGPTEGRDAAEVGCGLGLGSALALREYGFGSVTGLDVHPDQVERARQRNADARAAYPGRLDYRRGAAERMPLPDASVDCLFSVEAAQHFPDVPGFAREAARVLRAGGRLALTTFFATGQEAARALPGLLPTYADGLDLAHVADEVAAALAAAGLSDVRIRAIGESVWAAYDRYLDQVPELRDLWPRRFLTAYEKGLLDYYVLTADRPADS; the protein is encoded by the coding sequence ATGCCCGCCGACCAGCCGCCCACCGTCCCACCCCTGGATCAGATCTACGGGGACTTCGACCTCAGCACCGTCCCCGCGTTCGCCGGCGGGTTCATCAACTTCGGGTACTGGGCGGACGCGCCGGCCGGCCGTCCGCTGACCGAGGCCGACCGGATCGCCACGGAGCAGGAGCTGTACCGGCTGGTGCTGCGCTCCTTCGGCCCTACGGAGGGGCGGGACGCGGCCGAGGTCGGCTGCGGGCTGGGCCTCGGTTCGGCGCTCGCGCTGCGCGAGTACGGCTTCGGCTCGGTCACCGGCCTGGACGTCCATCCCGACCAGGTCGAACGGGCCCGGCAGCGGAACGCCGACGCGCGGGCCGCGTATCCCGGACGGCTGGACTACCGGCGCGGCGCGGCCGAACGGATGCCGCTGCCGGACGCCTCGGTGGACTGCCTGTTCTCGGTCGAGGCGGCCCAGCACTTCCCCGACGTGCCGGGCTTCGCGCGCGAGGCGGCGCGAGTGCTGCGCGCGGGCGGCCGGCTGGCGCTGACGACGTTCTTCGCCACCGGCCAGGAGGCCGCCCGCGCGCTGCCCGGACTGCTGCCCACCTACGCCGACGGCCTCGACCTCGCCCACGTGGCGGACGAGGTGGCCGCCGCGCTGGCGGCGGCCGGACTGTCGGACGTGCGGATCCGGGCGATCGGGGAGTCGGTGTGGGCCGCGTACGACCGGTACCTCGATCAGGTGCCCGAGCTGCGGGACCTGTGGCCGCGCCGGTTCCTGACCGCGTACGAGAAGGGGCTGCTGGACTACTACGTGCTCACCGCGGACCGGCCCGCGGACAGCTGA
- a CDS encoding IclR family transcriptional regulator → MAAAETGGSQVKSAVRTVELLEYFAGRPGMHSLASVQEAVGYPKSSLYMLLRTLVDLGWVETDATGTRYGIGVRALLVGTSYIDGDEVVAAARPTLDRLSDDTTETIHLARLDGTNVVYLATRQSQHYLRPFTRVGRRLPAHSTSLGKSLLATYSDEQVRKMLPETLPSLTEHTTTDREKLIEELHTVREQGYAVDREENTLGLRCFGVAIPYRTPARDAISCSVPVARLTPAHEQMVKDALFDARDRLTLATRRL, encoded by the coding sequence ATGGCGGCTGCCGAGACCGGGGGATCACAGGTCAAGTCCGCGGTGCGGACGGTCGAACTGCTGGAGTACTTCGCGGGCCGCCCCGGGATGCACAGCCTCGCCTCCGTGCAGGAGGCCGTCGGCTATCCGAAGTCCAGCCTCTACATGCTGCTGCGCACCCTTGTCGACCTCGGCTGGGTGGAGACCGACGCCACCGGCACGCGGTACGGCATCGGGGTGCGCGCCCTGCTCGTCGGCACGTCCTACATCGACGGCGACGAGGTCGTGGCCGCCGCGCGGCCGACGCTCGACCGGCTCTCGGACGACACCACCGAGACCATCCACCTCGCCCGCCTGGACGGCACCAACGTCGTCTACCTGGCGACCCGTCAGTCCCAGCACTACCTGCGCCCGTTCACCCGCGTCGGCCGCCGGCTGCCCGCGCACTCCACGTCCCTGGGCAAGTCGCTGCTCGCGACGTACTCCGACGAGCAGGTACGCAAGATGCTCCCGGAGACGCTGCCCTCGCTCACCGAGCACACCACCACCGACCGCGAGAAGCTCATCGAGGAGCTGCACACGGTGCGGGAGCAGGGCTACGCCGTCGACCGCGAGGAGAACACCCTCGGCCTGCGCTGCTTCGGGGTGGCGATCCCGTACCGCACTCCGGCCCGCGACGCCATCAGCTGCTCGGTGCCGGTCGCCCGGCTCACCCCGGCGCACGAACAGATGGTCAAGGACGCGCTGTTCGACGCGCGGGACCGGCTGACGCTGGCTACGCGGCGTCTCTAG
- a CDS encoding MsnO8 family LLM class oxidoreductase — MNSTTAAPRFSVLDRSRTRAGRPQAEALQETVRFAREAERLGYHRFWVSEHHSVPGVAGSAPTVLAAAVAAATDRIRVGTGGVMLPNHRPLVVAEQFGVLASLFPGRIDMGLGRSVGFTDGIRRALGTEKDATEDFGAQLAELTGYFTGTQTAHPQVHARPAEGLTVPAFVLATGAGADIAAEAGLALVIGDVRGRDALLRAIGRYRSGFRPSGLWDRPYVVVSATVAVAATTEEARRLLLPEAWAMAYSRTRGVFPPLEPAEAVLAREAAMTPKEREFYEAALRGQIHGTEAEVRAALADLFATTGADELLVTTSTYDRAAQLDSYRRLAGLAGL, encoded by the coding sequence GTGAACTCCACGACAGCGGCCCCACGATTCTCGGTCCTGGACCGGTCCCGCACCAGAGCGGGACGGCCGCAGGCCGAAGCCCTCCAGGAGACGGTGCGCTTCGCGCGGGAGGCGGAGCGGCTGGGCTACCACCGCTTCTGGGTGTCGGAGCACCACAGCGTGCCCGGCGTGGCGGGCTCGGCCCCCACGGTGCTGGCCGCCGCCGTCGCCGCGGCCACCGACCGCATCCGCGTCGGCACCGGCGGCGTGATGCTGCCCAACCACCGGCCGCTGGTCGTCGCCGAGCAGTTCGGCGTGCTCGCCTCGCTCTTCCCCGGCCGCATCGACATGGGCCTGGGCCGCTCGGTCGGCTTCACCGACGGCATCCGCCGGGCGCTGGGGACGGAGAAGGACGCCACCGAGGACTTCGGCGCGCAGCTCGCCGAGCTGACCGGGTACTTCACCGGCACCCAGACGGCCCATCCGCAGGTGCACGCGCGGCCCGCCGAGGGACTGACCGTGCCCGCCTTCGTGCTGGCCACCGGCGCGGGCGCGGACATCGCGGCGGAGGCCGGACTGGCGTTGGTGATCGGCGACGTCCGCGGCCGGGACGCGCTGCTCCGCGCGATCGGGCGTTACCGTTCGGGGTTCCGCCCCTCCGGCTTGTGGGACCGCCCGTACGTCGTCGTCTCCGCGACCGTCGCGGTGGCCGCCACCACGGAGGAAGCCCGCCGGCTGCTGCTGCCCGAAGCCTGGGCGATGGCGTACTCCCGCACGCGCGGGGTCTTCCCGCCGCTGGAACCGGCCGAGGCCGTGCTCGCCCGGGAGGCGGCCATGACGCCCAAGGAGCGCGAGTTCTACGAGGCGGCGCTGAGGGGGCAGATCCACGGCACGGAGGCCGAGGTCCGCGCGGCCCTCGCCGACCTGTTCGCCACTACGGGCGCGGACGAGCTGCTGGTCACCACGAGCACGTACGACCGCGCGGCCCAGCTGGACTCGTACCGGCGGTTGGCGGGGCTGGCCGGGCTCTAG
- a CDS encoding NAD-dependent epimerase/dehydratase family protein encodes MTAPRTVLLTGAAGGLGTLMRELLPPYGYELRLFDRLPIEGEPDAIVADLSDRDALRKAVQGVDAVIHLAGISLESTFEKILQANIEGTYNLYEAAREEGVRRIVFASSNHAVGFTPRPEDGSGAIPVNTPRRPDTFYGLSKGFGEDLASLYWDLHGIETVSVRIGSCFPRPTNVRMLSIWMSPADGARLLHAALTAKDVGHTVVYGSSANTRLWWDLSSARALGYEPQDDSEVYAAELLAEQGPLDPDNPEHAHLGGAFCTDPPIWPY; translated from the coding sequence ATGACCGCACCCCGCACCGTTCTGCTGACCGGCGCCGCCGGCGGCCTCGGCACCCTGATGCGTGAACTGCTGCCCCCGTACGGTTACGAGCTGCGGCTCTTCGACCGGCTGCCCATCGAGGGCGAGCCGGACGCCATCGTCGCCGACCTCTCCGACCGGGACGCGCTCCGCAAGGCCGTGCAGGGCGTCGACGCGGTGATCCACCTCGCCGGCATCTCCCTGGAGTCGACGTTCGAGAAGATCCTCCAGGCCAACATCGAAGGGACCTACAACCTCTACGAGGCGGCCCGCGAGGAAGGCGTGCGGCGCATCGTCTTCGCCTCCTCCAACCACGCCGTCGGCTTCACCCCGCGCCCCGAGGACGGCTCCGGCGCGATCCCGGTGAACACCCCGCGCCGCCCCGACACCTTCTACGGTCTGTCCAAGGGCTTCGGGGAGGACCTGGCCTCGCTCTACTGGGACCTGCACGGCATCGAGACCGTCTCGGTCCGCATCGGCTCCTGCTTCCCGCGGCCCACCAACGTGCGGATGCTGTCCATCTGGATGAGCCCCGCCGACGGCGCCCGGCTGCTGCACGCGGCGCTCACCGCGAAGGACGTCGGCCACACCGTCGTCTACGGCTCCTCCGCCAACACCCGCCTGTGGTGGGACCTCTCCAGCGCCCGCGCCCTCGGGTACGAGCCGCAGGACGACTCCGAGGTGTACGCGGCCGAACTCCTCGCCGAGCAGGGCCCGCTGGACCCGGACAACCCCGAACACGCGCACCTCGGCGGCGCCTTCTGCACGGACCCGCCGATCTGGCCGTACTGA
- a CDS encoding class I SAM-dependent methyltransferase, which yields MTTPQERLGSWETAGAPTTDSHPFDPAALRAQLAPGARILDHGCGRGRRVAELTALGYAAEGVDGSRTLVERGRQDHPGLRLTHCAALPLPFEDGRYAAALLFGVLTRVPEDTGQRAVLKELARVVRPGGLLHLSDVPLQTDPRSRARYTAYEDEFGAYGVFRTEDGAVVRHHEPEHLRRLLRMHGFAVAEERTDVVGTLHGHSVRRLQLIARREAA from the coding sequence ATGACGACGCCGCAGGAACGTCTCGGCTCATGGGAGACAGCCGGGGCCCCCACCACCGACAGCCATCCCTTCGACCCCGCGGCCCTGCGCGCACAGCTGGCGCCGGGCGCGCGCATCCTGGACCACGGCTGCGGCCGCGGCAGGCGGGTCGCGGAGCTGACGGCGCTGGGGTACGCGGCCGAGGGCGTCGACGGGTCACGGACACTGGTCGAGCGCGGGCGGCAGGACCATCCCGGGCTGCGGCTCACGCACTGCGCCGCGCTGCCGCTGCCCTTCGAGGACGGCCGTTACGCGGCGGCGCTCCTCTTCGGGGTGCTCACCCGCGTACCGGAGGACACCGGGCAGCGGGCCGTCCTCAAGGAGCTGGCGCGCGTGGTGCGTCCCGGCGGGCTGCTCCACCTCAGTGACGTGCCGCTGCAGACCGACCCGCGCTCCCGTGCCCGGTACACGGCGTACGAGGACGAGTTCGGGGCGTACGGGGTGTTCCGCACCGAGGACGGCGCGGTGGTCCGGCACCACGAACCGGAGCACCTGCGGCGGCTGCTGCGGATGCACGGCTTCGCGGTGGCCGAGGAGCGCACCGACGTCGTCGGCACGCTGCACGGTCACTCCGTACGCCGTCTGCAGCTCATCGCGCGCCGGGAGGCAGCGTGA
- a CDS encoding aldehyde dehydrogenase (NADP(+)) — protein MAAPVWSVDPRSGKQREEVAAEATAEEVDATVRAAHEARGSLADRTVRAAFLRRAADLLDQAGEAVIEAADAETALGPGRLTGELARTTGQLRAFADIVDEGAFLDVHIDHADPQLTPPRPDLRRYKIPLGVVAVYSASNFPLAFSVPGGDTASALAAGCPVVVKAHPDHPATSELCAALLRRAAAESGLPEAVVGLVHGFDAGVELVRHPLISAAGFTGSVRGGRALYDAAAARPHPIPFHGELGSLNPVVVTRDAAEERAEQIGAGLAGAMTLGVGQFCVKPGLVLVPEGAAGDGLVKELTAKVSDTEAGVLLDHRMRDAFIEGVQARAELPDVEAPVTPGAGGEHTVSAGFLTLPAARLAAEGPHDLLLEECFGPVTVVARYADDAEAAAVLGRLPGNLTATLQLSTAEGAGEGRGGELLAEVTALAGRVVVNGWPTGVAVAPAQHHGGPYPATTSTSTSVGGTAIERWLRPVAYQDTPPALLPPELREENPLGLPRRVDGVREA, from the coding sequence GTGGCAGCACCAGTCTGGAGCGTCGACCCCCGCAGCGGGAAGCAGCGCGAAGAGGTTGCGGCCGAGGCCACAGCCGAGGAAGTCGACGCGACCGTACGGGCCGCGCACGAGGCCCGCGGCTCCCTGGCCGACCGGACCGTGCGCGCCGCCTTCCTGCGTCGCGCCGCCGACCTTTTGGACCAGGCGGGCGAGGCCGTCATCGAGGCCGCCGACGCCGAAACCGCGCTCGGCCCGGGCCGGCTCACCGGTGAACTGGCCCGGACGACCGGCCAGCTGCGTGCCTTCGCGGACATCGTCGACGAGGGCGCCTTCCTGGACGTGCACATCGACCACGCGGACCCGCAGCTCACCCCGCCCCGGCCCGACCTGCGCCGCTACAAGATCCCGCTCGGTGTGGTCGCCGTGTACTCCGCCTCCAACTTCCCGCTCGCCTTCTCGGTGCCCGGCGGCGACACCGCCAGCGCCCTCGCGGCCGGCTGCCCGGTCGTCGTCAAGGCGCACCCGGACCACCCCGCCACCTCCGAGCTGTGCGCGGCGCTGCTGCGCCGCGCCGCCGCCGAGTCCGGCCTGCCCGAGGCCGTCGTGGGCCTGGTGCACGGCTTCGACGCGGGCGTCGAACTGGTCCGCCACCCGCTGATCTCCGCCGCCGGCTTCACCGGTTCGGTACGCGGCGGCCGCGCGCTGTACGACGCCGCGGCGGCCCGCCCGCACCCGATCCCCTTCCACGGCGAGCTGGGCAGCCTCAACCCCGTCGTGGTCACCCGGGACGCCGCCGAGGAGCGCGCCGAGCAGATCGGCGCGGGCCTGGCGGGGGCGATGACCCTGGGCGTCGGCCAGTTCTGCGTCAAGCCGGGCCTGGTGCTGGTCCCCGAGGGCGCGGCCGGCGACGGGCTCGTCAAGGAGCTGACCGCCAAGGTCAGCGACACCGAGGCGGGCGTGTTGCTGGACCACCGGATGCGGGACGCGTTCATCGAGGGCGTGCAGGCGCGCGCCGAACTGCCCGACGTCGAGGCCCCGGTGACGCCCGGCGCGGGCGGCGAGCACACCGTGTCCGCCGGCTTCCTCACCCTCCCCGCGGCCCGGCTGGCCGCCGAGGGCCCGCACGATCTGCTCCTGGAGGAGTGCTTCGGCCCGGTGACCGTCGTCGCGCGGTACGCCGACGACGCCGAGGCGGCCGCCGTCCTCGGCCGGCTGCCCGGCAACCTCACCGCCACCCTCCAGCTGTCCACCGCCGAGGGCGCGGGCGAGGGCCGGGGCGGCGAACTGCTCGCCGAGGTCACCGCGCTCGCGGGCCGTGTCGTGGTCAACGGCTGGCCCACCGGCGTCGCGGTGGCCCCCGCGCAGCACCACGGCGGCCCCTACCCGGCGACCACGTCCACCTCCACCTCCGTCGGCGGTACGGCCATCGAGCGCTGGCTGCGCCCGGTCGCCTACCAGGACACCCCGCCCGCCCTGCTGCCGCCCGAGCTGCGCGAGGAGAACCCGCTGGGGCTGCCCCGCCGGGTCGACGGCGTACGGGAGGCGTGA
- a CDS encoding winged helix-turn-helix domain-containing protein: MSELPRYRYEELADQIQEEVRSGKLATGAALPAERRMTEIYGVSIGTVRRAVALLRERGVVATLPAKGTFILGAGR; encoded by the coding sequence ATGAGCGAGCTGCCGCGCTATCGGTACGAAGAGTTGGCCGACCAGATCCAGGAGGAGGTCCGGTCGGGGAAGCTGGCGACGGGCGCTGCCCTGCCTGCGGAACGCCGCATGACGGAGATCTACGGGGTCAGCATCGGGACCGTGCGCCGCGCCGTCGCGCTGCTCCGGGAGCGCGGCGTGGTGGCGACCCTGCCTGCGAAGGGCACGTTCATTCTCGGCGCCGGCCGCTAG
- a CDS encoding GlsB/YeaQ/YmgE family stress response membrane protein, translated as MGIVSWLVLGLVAGVIAKILLPGRDPGGLVGTTLTGIVGSFVGGWLSTKLLDRPIPKDFFDPSMWIASIAGALVLLIIYRLLFGNSRERH; from the coding sequence ATGGGCATCGTCAGCTGGCTCGTACTGGGGCTGGTCGCCGGCGTCATCGCCAAGATCCTGCTGCCCGGCCGGGACCCCGGCGGCCTGGTCGGCACCACGCTGACCGGCATCGTGGGCTCCTTCGTCGGCGGCTGGCTCTCCACGAAGCTCCTCGACCGCCCGATACCGAAGGACTTCTTCGACCCGTCCATGTGGATCGCCTCCATCGCCGGCGCCCTGGTCCTGCTGATCATCTACCGGCTGCTCTTCGGCAACTCCCGCGAACGACACTGA
- a CDS encoding alkaline phosphatase PhoX — MPLTRRDFAKRATYTGAGVALAGSVGVLATAPGAIGEEAGEAAGDDGKRQLGYGPLIDDPKGVLALPAGFSYKIITRTGVTKLESGEYTPAKHDGTATFEGSRGATLLVNNHEIKGPRSKAKHPVPLAEGLVYDPAAAGGCTVVEVSKDGEHVSEWVGVAGTSTNCAGGRTPWGTWLSGEETEDRAGENGMTKDHGYVFEVDPRDHRAARDPKPVKAFGRYPHEAVVVDPKRGHVFLTEDADNPNGLLYRWTPPEGFRHGRGQLRTLADDAGVLAAFKCFDSGGRFVDDLSRATEPGTVYGVDWVEVPDRDARSTSVRKQFKDGEITRARKLEGMWWADGGAYVVSSYAREESPVEHDGQVWFYNPARRTLTLKVRFGINADPSKEGALDGPDNISVSPYGGLIIAEDGEGVQHLFGATEDGRTYPVARNEINIGTAEEPEYSEFTGPVFSPDGQTLFANIQDPGIMLAITGPWRRQG, encoded by the coding sequence ATGCCCCTCACCCGCAGGGACTTCGCCAAGCGCGCGACGTACACCGGCGCCGGAGTGGCGCTCGCCGGCAGCGTCGGGGTGCTGGCCACGGCCCCCGGGGCCATCGGCGAGGAGGCCGGGGAGGCCGCCGGTGACGACGGGAAGCGGCAGCTCGGCTACGGTCCGCTGATCGACGACCCGAAGGGCGTCCTCGCGCTGCCCGCCGGCTTCAGCTACAAGATCATCACCCGTACCGGCGTCACCAAGCTGGAGAGCGGTGAGTACACGCCCGCCAAGCACGACGGCACGGCCACCTTCGAGGGCTCGCGCGGCGCGACTCTGCTCGTGAACAACCACGAGATCAAGGGGCCGCGCAGCAAGGCGAAGCACCCGGTGCCGCTCGCCGAGGGGCTGGTCTACGACCCGGCGGCGGCCGGCGGCTGCACCGTCGTGGAGGTCTCCAAGGACGGCGAGCACGTCAGTGAGTGGGTCGGCGTCGCCGGCACCTCCACCAACTGCGCCGGCGGCCGCACCCCCTGGGGCACCTGGCTGAGCGGCGAGGAGACCGAGGACCGGGCCGGCGAGAACGGCATGACCAAGGACCACGGTTACGTCTTCGAGGTCGACCCGCGCGACCACCGGGCCGCCCGCGACCCGAAGCCCGTCAAGGCGTTCGGCCGCTACCCGCACGAGGCCGTCGTCGTTGACCCCAAGCGCGGTCACGTCTTCCTCACCGAGGACGCCGACAACCCCAACGGCCTGCTCTACCGCTGGACCCCGCCGGAGGGCTTCCGGCACGGCCGCGGGCAGCTGCGCACCCTCGCCGACGACGCGGGCGTGCTCGCCGCGTTCAAGTGCTTCGACTCCGGCGGCCGCTTCGTCGACGACCTCTCCCGCGCCACCGAGCCCGGCACCGTGTACGGCGTGGACTGGGTCGAGGTCCCCGACCGGGACGCCCGCTCCACCTCGGTCCGCAAGCAGTTCAAGGACGGCGAGATCACCCGGGCCCGCAAGCTGGAGGGCATGTGGTGGGCGGACGGCGGCGCGTACGTCGTGTCGTCCTACGCCCGCGAGGAGAGCCCGGTCGAGCACGACGGCCAGGTGTGGTTCTACAACCCCGCGCGCCGCACGCTGACCCTGAAGGTCCGCTTCGGCATCAACGCCGACCCCTCGAAGGAAGGCGCCCTGGACGGCCCGGACAACATCAGCGTCTCGCCGTACGGCGGCCTGATCATCGCCGAGGACGGCGAGGGCGTGCAGCACCTCTTCGGTGCCACCGAGGACGGCCGTACCTACCCGGTCGCCCGCAACGAGATCAACATCGGCACGGCTGAGGAGCCGGAGTACAGCGAGTTCACCGGGCCGGTCTTCTCGCCCGACGGGCAGACGCTGTTCGCCAACATCCAGGACCCGGGGATCATGCTCGCGATCACCGGCCCCTGGCGGCGGCAGGGCTGA